In Hwangdonia lutea, a single window of DNA contains:
- a CDS encoding ABC transporter ATP-binding protein, producing MIKAHNVHKYYNDLHVLKGVDIHVKRGEVVSIVGASGAGKTTLLQLLGTLDRASEKEDFNITINNTNINALNDKALAKFRNEHIGFIFQFHQLLPEFTALENVCLPAFIKGTKKAEAEKRAKELLDFLGLSHRHDHKPNELSGGEQQRVAVARALINNPDLIFADEPSGNLDSESAETLHSLFFKLREEFGQTFVIVTHNEELANLADRKLTMVDGKIINN from the coding sequence ATGATTAAAGCACATAATGTTCATAAATATTACAACGATTTACACGTCCTTAAAGGTGTAGATATTCATGTAAAAAGAGGCGAAGTCGTATCTATTGTCGGTGCTTCGGGCGCAGGAAAAACCACCTTGTTGCAACTCTTGGGTACTTTAGATCGAGCTTCGGAAAAAGAGGATTTCAATATCACCATAAACAATACCAATATTAATGCGCTAAACGATAAAGCCTTGGCAAAGTTTAGGAATGAGCATATTGGGTTTATCTTTCAGTTTCATCAGTTATTACCGGAATTTACAGCCTTAGAAAACGTATGCTTACCAGCATTTATAAAAGGCACTAAAAAGGCCGAAGCCGAAAAACGTGCCAAAGAACTTTTAGATTTTTTAGGCTTATCGCATCGTCACGACCATAAACCAAATGAATTATCTGGTGGCGAACAACAGCGGGTTGCCGTGGCTAGAGCCTTAATTAATAATCCCGATTTAATTTTTGCCGACGAGCCTTCTGGAAATTTGGATAGCGAATCTGCCGAAACCTTACACAGTCTGTTTTTTAAGCTTCGCGAAGAGTTTGGGCAAACCTTTGTAATTGTTACCCACAATGAAGAACTGGCAAATTTGGCTGATAGGAAGTTAACCATGGTTGACGGGAAAATAATAAACAACTAA